A genomic region of archaeon BMS3Bbin15 contains the following coding sequences:
- the alaS gene encoding alanine--tRNA ligase, translating to MVNEKEMKADFRSKAQQNPEKYYPVKILIEEGFTRKKCGKCGNYFWSASSEREVCGEPDCSGGYTFIGDTPAREKMDFIQTWTKFSDFFSKLGYVPINRYPVAARWRDDTDFVQASIYDFQPYVVKGEIEPPANPLVVPQFSLRFNDIDNVGITGRHYTGFVMIGQHAFEPKDNYKPEDYLRHIYLWLTQGMKIPREEIQFHEDAWAGGGNLGPSIEFFSRGLEIGNQVYMQYDIRQGSLKELEIKVLDMGMGQERPAWFTHATGTSYDVVFGSAMEKLYRATSLRPEQNILKEFIPYSGLLNIDENIDIEKVWKSIAEKLELDVSALRARVLPLAALYSICDHSRSLLVALSDGVLPSNSGGGYNLRVLLRRSLDFINRYSWDIDLSQVCEWHASYLKPQYPELMEHLGEVDEILAVEERKYRDTRKKAKRIIKKLKGREVTPEGLINLYDSQGISPEMLLSHGLKIELPQDFFIRLAERHEKNRARKKEKKFREFVFEGIPKTEILYYSDYLLLEFKAKVLKIIDNKYVILDKTAFYPTSGGQASDRGYLNNSRVTDVFKQGGVVIHRLEDIDFGEGDTVAGKIDASRRIQLTQHHTATHIINGAARQILGDHIWQAGAEKTIEKARLDITHYESLTQEEVDAIEDRANEIIAHAVPVENYILKRNIAEAKYGFRLYQGGAVPGMEIRVVKIDDIDVEACGGTHLKNTSEARLIRIISSTKIQDGVVRLEFAAGKAAFGYIKERDRLLSESSEVLSVNPEQLPESVRRFFREWKEQRKEIQRLKQEIAELRKADLKHQFRKINNAEYIVAEIEADIEESIKTARGLAADRKAVLLLGIDDKISVVGARGEKLELNMAEIVAEVARLLGGGGGGRPEFAQGAGKRKDKIKEALKLAENMLREKLKN from the coding sequence ATGGTAAATGAGAAGGAGATGAAGGCAGACTTCAGGAGTAAGGCACAGCAGAATCCTGAGAAATATTATCCAGTAAAAATATTGATTGAAGAGGGCTTTACAAGGAAGAAATGTGGGAAATGCGGAAACTACTTCTGGAGTGCTTCGTCAGAGCGTGAGGTTTGTGGCGAACCAGATTGCAGTGGGGGTTATACATTCATAGGCGACACTCCGGCAAGGGAAAAAATGGACTTCATTCAAACATGGACAAAATTCTCGGACTTCTTTTCAAAGCTCGGCTATGTACCTATAAACCGTTACCCTGTTGCTGCTCGCTGGAGAGATGATACTGATTTCGTTCAGGCAAGCATTTATGATTTTCAACCCTATGTGGTAAAGGGCGAGATAGAGCCTCCGGCAAATCCTCTCGTTGTACCACAGTTCTCCCTTCGCTTTAATGATATTGACAATGTCGGAATAACAGGCAGGCACTACACAGGCTTTGTCATGATAGGACAGCACGCCTTTGAACCTAAAGATAATTATAAGCCTGAAGATTACCTGAGGCATATATATTTATGGCTCACACAGGGCATGAAGATTCCCAGAGAGGAGATTCAGTTTCATGAAGATGCCTGGGCAGGAGGCGGAAACCTCGGGCCCAGTATAGAGTTTTTCTCACGTGGTCTTGAAATAGGAAATCAGGTTTATATGCAGTATGACATCAGGCAGGGAAGCCTGAAGGAGCTGGAGATTAAAGTCCTGGATATGGGTATGGGACAGGAGAGACCTGCCTGGTTTACCCATGCCACAGGCACAAGCTACGATGTGGTGTTTGGCTCTGCCATGGAAAAACTCTACAGGGCGACCTCCCTCAGGCCTGAGCAGAACATTCTAAAAGAGTTTATTCCCTACTCTGGCCTCTTAAATATAGATGAAAATATTGACATAGAGAAGGTATGGAAGAGCATAGCAGAAAAGCTGGAGCTTGATGTCAGTGCCCTCAGGGCAAGAGTTCTGCCTCTCGCCGCCCTCTACTCCATATGTGACCACTCCCGAAGCCTGCTTGTGGCTCTCAGTGACGGGGTGCTGCCAAGCAACTCTGGAGGAGGCTACAACCTGAGAGTTCTGTTAAGAAGAAGCCTCGACTTTATAAACAGATACTCCTGGGATATTGACCTTTCTCAGGTATGTGAATGGCATGCCTCCTACCTGAAACCCCAGTATCCTGAACTCATGGAGCACCTCGGCGAGGTGGATGAGATTCTGGCTGTTGAGGAGAGGAAATACAGAGACACAAGAAAAAAGGCTAAAAGAATAATAAAGAAGCTGAAAGGCAGGGAAGTAACTCCTGAAGGGTTAATCAATCTCTATGATTCTCAGGGTATAAGTCCTGAAATGCTTCTCAGTCATGGATTGAAGATTGAGCTTCCGCAGGATTTCTTCATACGTCTTGCTGAAAGGCATGAGAAGAACAGAGCCAGAAAGAAGGAGAAGAAATTCAGAGAGTTTGTCTTTGAAGGAATACCAAAAACAGAGATTTTATATTATAGCGATTACCTGCTTTTAGAATTTAAAGCTAAAGTGCTCAAGATTATTGACAATAAATATGTGATTCTAGACAAAACCGCTTTTTACCCTACTTCAGGTGGTCAGGCAAGTGACAGGGGTTATCTCAATAACTCCAGGGTTACTGATGTCTTTAAGCAGGGTGGTGTGGTTATTCACAGGCTGGAAGATATAGACTTCGGTGAAGGAGATACTGTGGCCGGAAAAATAGATGCCAGCAGGAGGATTCAGCTAACCCAGCACCACACAGCCACGCACATTATAAATGGGGCCGCAAGGCAAATCCTGGGTGACCATATATGGCAGGCCGGGGCAGAGAAAACCATTGAAAAGGCAAGGCTGGATATAACACATTATGAATCTCTCACTCAGGAGGAGGTTGACGCTATCGAGGACAGGGCCAATGAAATTATAGCACACGCCGTACCTGTGGAAAACTATATACTGAAGCGCAATATAGCTGAAGCGAAATATGGCTTCAGACTATATCAGGGAGGTGCCGTGCCAGGTATGGAGATAAGAGTTGTAAAGATTGATGACATTGATGTTGAAGCATGTGGGGGTACACACCTGAAAAACACCTCTGAGGCAAGACTTATCAGGATTATCAGTTCCACGAAGATTCAGGATGGCGTTGTGAGGCTGGAGTTTGCTGCCGGAAAAGCTGCCTTCGGATATATCAAGGAGAGAGACAGGCTCCTCAGTGAATCTTCTGAAGTTTTAAGTGTGAATCCTGAGCAGCTTCCGGAGAGTGTAAGAAGGTTTTTCAGGGAGTGGAAGGAGCAGAGAAAGGAGATTCAGAGGCTCAAGCAGGAAATAGCCGAACTCAGAAAAGCGGACCTGAAGCACCAGTTCAGGAAGATAAACAATGCTGAATATATTGTGGCAGAAATTGAGGCAGATATTGAGGAAAGTATAAAGACAGCCAGAGGGCTTGCAGCAGACAGAAAGGCTGTGCTCCTTCTTGGTATAGATGATAAAATTTCTGTGGTTGGAGCCAGAGGAGAAAAACTTGAATTGAATATGGCTGAGATTGTGGCAGAAGTTGCAAGGCTTCTGGGAGGAGGTGGGGGAGGTAGGCCTGAGTTTGCCCAGGGCGCAGGTAAAAGAAAAGATAAGATTAAAGAGGCTTTAAAACTGGCTGAGAATATGCTAAGAGAAAAACTTAAAAACTAA